The sequence below is a genomic window from Uranotaenia lowii strain MFRU-FL chromosome 2, ASM2978415v1, whole genome shotgun sequence.
acagttttattacggaaaaaatacaaaaaactgtCATGAACTAGTCTCAACCAAGGTTATTAGAACACAAGGTTCTCtgatttttaaagtaaagtttGTTGGTAAAGGAACTCCACGAGCTCCGCAGTAGCTAAAGCAAAATAGCTGAATtgggaatttcaaaaatctatacacctcctatatatacacaacttggtcgcaacttctttccgttcagaatatttgtagcctggacaacatattctatatgtgaaatacaagttttaaaattgctttcataacttttgcagtagttttctatgaattcttaagatgtttcatacgacgtgatgaaagctcacgcgGGAATTAAATTTCACAATTTCGATTTCTCATTCTTTTATCATAACACCAGGAATTTAAAGCATTTGCATAGCGTAAAAGttctatcgaaaaattaaaaggagATTTATTTAACTTCAGGATTTCAAAAGCTTAGAGAGAAAATTATATAAGACATTAAGACTTAAGaaagatgaatttaaaaagtgagttcaaagcaaacaaaaaagaaaactagctgacccggcgaACGTTGTTGAGCctttgcaaaaataatgaacatgtagATAAGCCAATAGAAGGTAAATAATTGTCAATGTTTATGAAACTGAATTGGTACCGTAAAAAGGGGCGAATCAAGATATACTTTGTActattttcatgatatttctATCATATTATGTTAAGAGGACCTTAACAACACCATCTTAAACTTTGATCAGTGCGTTGTTTCTCTCTTCGCAAATATTTTATAGCAATCAGGCttcctcttattttttttattgattacaATTCCCTGTATCGTCACCCagttataatcaaaaaaatgttaatcgtAGTGCCTACCTACAGGGGCAACAATCATCGCAAAAGATTGATTTCCTACGAAGTTAAAAGCAAATAtcctcccaagcaaccaaaagtcacatatttacttgaatgatggcattgaaaattttatattggctgacaaagagaatcaactgcccaattctcttaagtgaactttatgtactcattaatgaacttgaaagttgcaaaagtgattaatatgtacgttttatgtgacttgttttgcccaattcccatgagtgagctctatgtactcattaatgaacttgaaagctgcaaaagtgattgaTATGAACGttgtacgggacttaagtcacataaaggtcacagaagtgctcaaaacgggatttggtaagtcactaaaagtgcattgaggtgctttcaaagtcaaatcaccacttcgagttttagtttcagttagaacaacatctaggcgtggtctagtggtagcgtgttcgattctcatcaCGATGGTCGGGTTTCAATCCCCAAGccgggaaagttttttttttcaataagtaatttggtaattGAGTGATGAGCCGATATATGTAGGCAATAAagaaaagaagcaattgagcaatttgtcgaatTTGGAATCCGGCctgtggcatcatggcggcaatATGTACAGAATATAgcaaataatcaagagaaggtgatatgaaccggtGTGTCAAGGGTGCAGTAGAGATAgagaaaaaatttttgctcattttaggattttttggaagctgcattaaaaggccgctggaagctgaatagaagatcattaagacttgttttggaacttgaaagtatcaataagaacttaaattttgagcttcataaaacgtacttcatatcaatgatggggctgagtaagcgctTTTGTACCtattttatgggacttttggttgtgTTTTGTTATCTGTTATGAATTTGATGTGTACTCTGCATTATGTAATCTCTGATTTTTATTATCATcctttttatatcaattttatcattatcgtttatcaagatatgaatacTTCAGCATTGAACAAAGGAAATTGGAACAATAAATATATTTACCGAATTTTTGCTCACAGCACCTTGAATCGAATGGTTATAGAATTTTTTACATTGCGatcgtattttcaaaattataaattaaattcaaaaacaatcTCCGTAAgtcttaataattttttattctctctgtattggatttttaattttaattttctaagcTTCTTTTAATCTAGGATGTTATTGAATCAAATATCTTTTCCTGACTTCTGATACCGAGGGTTGGATCAACTTatgaattttagtttaaaaaaattaaccttatttttattcaaatttagtttagtttttttggcATCTAAGCATGAAAGGAAGAAGCTATTTAATCTAAAAACcaagcaaaatccgggcattcgatttaaaaaatttcaatccaaaatccgagcaataccGAGAAAATTTGGTCTCAGTTCAGAAActtctaaacaaaaatttatacaaaaaatcacttgaatcatttttcatcaaaacatcagcaaattttgaatcgtattttaaacATCCAGAATCCCTTCGTAATTATTATgttgaaacttgctcaaaaatttcattataatacgcaaaaataataaataaatacatttaaTTAATTAGagatttttggttaattttgcagacaaagtgaataaatctggacGACTGGACCAGACcttaaatgttttttatcaaatatccggacaTATCCGGCAAAAACCGAGCAATTTTGAAGCTTTGGGTAAATCAGcttgaaaatgttaaagttgttttgattctgaagaaaaaaatgactattttcagaaatatactCCTTACCGACttattgcattttttatttcatcccaTACGGAATCCAAGTATCTATTTCACTGATACCATGTGAAGATTACAGTGGCAATggaaatgggcgccaaaacttcatACGTAAAGATTGAAGAGCATAAGTAAGTCTCTATTGCTCTTGGCACCTTCCTTTtctgggtgaaaaaaaaaaatggatatcgagtgccctgatttttatttgatacgtttaaaaactaaaaatttattatcaaattcaacaaaaacattttagaaattatttctcCGTTGTGTTCTGCTAAGCACGaaaacgaacacaacaaaaaaaattccatgCAAATCTGATGAATCCTGCAAGAGTAGTTCGTGTACGTACATATTCCCAcctcaatttttatatataagatgctCTAATTCTCTACGTAAATTAAGAGTTTTCAAtcactgttttgaaaaaaagttgattcaTGATAGTTTGTAGTTGCTTTGAATCAGACTTCGAATAATGTtgttgaagttttaattttctcCGTTCAGAACTTTATCATTCATACtctgataaattttattgaatgtaAATTGCATAAAAGATCGTATACAAAACACACATGGTGAACAAAAATGGCTGTTTTAAAATTGGTATTTGAAATCCTCACTACTTAAtaaaatttgacagaaatattacaaaaattgtccaaataCTGTCCCGATTCACTTCATTTTAAGGTACCAATCCAGTTTCTTGAACTTAAATATTCATTTAGTTGCTActtaggggaaagtcgggtgaGACtaacaccctaaggtagaatcccAACAGAAAATCGGATATTTCGTTTTTCATcgcagatgggcagtttaggttgtttgctatcgtGTTAACCATTGGCATTAGTAAATTTACTTCATCAAGACTGGTTTTAAAGCAATCTAAAATAGGCTTGCAAATTACACTGCACGGACACTGCATAGAAAAGGTGGCTATTGCCAGAAAAATTACTGTGCAAGtacatatttttgtgagttaagcatttgagaatgttttaaaaccaaaatgaaaccAATTGGTCCGAATCTGCTAGCAAAATGACATGGTTTTCGGAATTCCGTATACTACAGGCGCGTATTTCACCTGTTGGTCAATAAGAAGTCTCCACcgttgaaaacttttgaaattttcgatagTGTTGCGAATTATGGGCTATTTTCTGAGTAGCCAAATTTACATCAAATGGTAcatcctcaaagtttttgtttgttttatttatttttattagacCTTGCTTGCTGTAAATCATCAAAGGGTCTCGAAAATGTTGATACACTTAGGCACACATATTCCCACcattagatttgtgccaaacattgtatttttttgtaactgcaagtgtccgtcttacccgactttcccctacacgaacattgtttttgtgaaaattcaaaggcttaacaaagtttgccggatcagctagtttgtttttattaaatggTCGAGCTgaaatgtcaataaaaaaaatttctaccaaatttagtttttgcaccggaaaatgcaacaaaaactGTCTTGTTAGTCACCCTAAATTGTCCTGAATGCAACCAAAAGCTATTCTCTCAAAGTCGTATagaatgactgaaaaaaaacataaagaatGGAAAACCATAAACAAATGTCGTCGTCCTCCCTTGTTTTTGCCATTCTGTTGATCCTGTGGTCTATTCTCACTGTGACGGTCATAGTACCGAGAGAAACTGTGAGTATGAGGTGCCCgtgcaaattgattttttgcgGTAAGGTGcctcgagtttttttttgcattattacgGTGGAGCTCAAATTTgtagatttttctttaaataacccgatcagaagagaaaaactaaattatatcaagatgagatattttgatattcaattttttcctatctggatgagttataatttagtactcgtaggatgttaaaatatctcaaattatatcaaaaaatctatacgattatagctaaattatatcagtttttgatatgctcctatcaagattatatctcgttcagatagcatagtttgatattggacagaacaaattatatcaaaattataacttatcaagatatgagtgcttcgagaaaattttctagtggaaggtcaataaaccacattatttgataaacccttgccccatttttggtttcccaaaaatttgattaaattttatgaatctgttgagcgaaactcgttaatgtaaggtttaagccgttgacttcgatgtccgtgtttcagaaaaagttgaacgtatatcaaaataagatataatcattttattttagcacaatccgaaaaaaatcttgatcaatgaatatgagctcaaccgcattcaagtttgtcaatcagaataagatataattcagattggagaaacttaaaatcgaaaatttggagtacttagttataactgaatcatatgtaaatattttggtgagatacgtttgagttattattttgatatgctctcctgatcgggaaactATTTCGTTTGGCAGTGAATTTTAAACGctgtgtttaaattttgttttcttattttttaaaaaaaatcttgtacaTTATCGACAAAGTTTCGtgtttaaatttcaaagttcTGACTTTAGCAGCAGCAGATGGTAAACTATGATTAATAGTAATAGTGCGATTATCTTTCGAAaccaactgaaaattttaaacaatgcaATCAACTATGTACATTgcgcaaaaacataaatattttgtgaatatttgaGATGCTGAAAAGCAAAAGGGTTATCGGTGAGAATTTCTAGCAGAAAAAAAGTAGTATTTCAACAATAAATACATCAAAAACGCAGGGAGCGCAATACCCGATACCTGACACAAATAACAGAAAAGCGATCTCAAAGGATTCAATGCGTGCGAACGCTTTATTGCTAATCCTTTTAGAGACTCCAAAATTTGATTACCCTTCATTCAACAACATCAATACCTCAACTGTATCAGaatctaaaaataaacaaaataggcTTAAACCACCAACTCTCCAGGCGACAATTACTGGCCAAGCCAGGCCCAGTGGCCCAAAACAGGTCGAAAACAAAAACTGCTGCAAATATTCGTACCCCAAAATAGCGATTTGCAAAATTCTCTTCCGGCGGCGCTTCCaagttccgaaaaaagagtTCGCCCCCACATTCTAGTATGGCCAGGTTCGGAACCTACTCGAAAAAGGCACCCGTTGAAATATCTACCCGTTGAACTCGCTCGCGTGCAAACAAATCAATTATACTGTTTGATATTTGATTTATACCTCGTTGATACTACATTATTCATACAGAACGATTCCGCCCGAGCTTCCGAGAGAGATCCCGGCCCGGTGGTTATGGTTTTGCAAAATTCCGGGGACTAACCTCGTTTGGAGAAGGAAAAAAAGCATTCCGCAGGACCGGAAATCGACCCCTTCCCCGGATCCTTTTATTTCCTTCGGTTTCGAAAATCGACCTGAAAACAACTGCACAAACAAATACGGAAACCCACGTACAGTTGAATCTACTCATGAATGGCGGTCCTTTTGTTGACTCGTGGGTTATGAATACGAATGAATATCTACCAAATTTGTAACggtattaaattttattccgGCCATAATTCGTATCCATTGCGGGggagttttttttcactacaggacAGAAATGGGCAGGGCTGCTTTGCAGCCCTTTTCCCCTGAGTTTCGCCATTTACAACAACAGGACATGTGTGCATATGTGTGGACACGTAAATATCCCAGAggaacttcaaattttgtatacttTAAGTGAATAAAAAAGTAGAACCGATCCTGCATTGTGGTTGGGCCCATTGCAAGTTTTTCATCCGAtaatctgactttttttttgaagaaactgtAACAAGAAAAAATACGATTTGCACTCTTTTTTCATGTTAATAGAACAGGAGTTGTAAATTAGTTTTGATTAACTACATAAGTCaagaaatgaatgaatgaataatctaacactgttttttttaacgaataaCATTTTTGGTGAATGCTAAgttattttggttaaaaacaTAGTAATatcaattactttttatttcaaacttccCAGTAATCAAaacttcgaattaaaaaaaaactgacttcaTAAGTgattaattagaataaatttgaaCAGAATTTGAGTGAGAAAAactgtacattagactgagtcgatttgaagtcatttttgaatttctcaaaccctggggtcttaaaagcttcgttttggtccaaaactcacccatgatttttggcagaatttttaagtaacatttacatgagtaaattggaactttaaggtttgtatgggaaaattgaatattttgtactgaaaaatcaacatcatttttgtttcgtctattgaaccgagccagctgatggcttctgtgccaatttataaatttcttacaggaaattttttgcagaacaactttgtcgaatttcataacttcgtatctttttaggcaaaaaaattattagctctttaacaggtgtatgtcttttggcattgatgaacaagaaattaaattgacaaCACTGCTGGGTgtctagcgaagtattgcaagaccacttttcatgccatacttagAGGGGCTCAAGCAGtggttaaacagctaataacttttttgcctaaaaagatacgaagttatgatattcgacaaagttgttcagcgacaaatttcctgtaagaaatttataaattggcacaaaaaccattagcaggctcggttccacagatgaaacaaaaatgatgttgatttttcagaacaaaatatttaattttcccatacaaatctaaaagttcaaatttactcatgtaaacgttacttaaaaattctgcaaaaagtcATAGATGAGTGTTTTGGACAAAAagaaagcttttaagaccccagggtttgagaaattcaaaaatgaccccaaatcgactcagtctactgtacatACTGAAAGCTGACAAAGTTTTATTGCTCAGTATATGATGATCCAGGCAATTACTTCAATATTATATTTGAAAGAGTGTTGAAAGAAACATTTTCACTATCTTATTTTAGGAAACACTACCCATGTAACGTATCGTCTcatacacccaaagaagaggttgcaaaatttgaatGACTTTCGGCGCTAACTGTATGCAAAAAATGTGCTGAAACATGCATTATACCAAAGATCGTTAggagagaatgaggatacttgatccctggggatacttgattcctttgctatatctcgaaacaggaatgtcttacaagtATCAAATGGTCTAGAAAAATCTgctaaatagaacaaaacaacaatgctgttatctcaacaaattttaaaaaatttatttttcgagtcACTGAActtagtttcaaaaatttcacaaaatatgatttgaagatctttttttatcattttcaaatgtttctcacataacaaaattataataaaaatatttattccaatatgtcaatcgtttgaGTGTAATATGAACGTAAtattgccatattttcaaagcaaaagtaaactcttttttttttaagataaagttttccaaaatgtatgttatgggtaatATGGATCCCTAGACTCctaaaacatatatttttcttctgaatggctcgtgatcattggttatcataaCATTACTTATATCTCATCCATTCACTTAATTATCAATTAAAAGtactaaaaatactgtattcatctaaaaactaggaaattgcaccttaaagtatgcaatgccTATAGAGTACTAGATtaacttttagaattttctttgtctgatacttacaaactgtgaaatgagaactaatatggcagtttgacaccagccgtgagatccggaggcgaattattagcggaagtcgtgcctactatggactccacaagcaactgcggtcgagaagactttgccctcgcacgaagtgtaacctgtatatgacgcttattagaccggttgttctctacgggcacgagacatggatattgctcgaggaggacctgcgtacactcggagtattcgagcgacgagtgttaagaaccatctttggcggcgtacaggagaacggagtgtggaggcgaaggatgaaccacgagctcgcgcgactctacggcgaacccagtatccagaaggtggttaaggctggccggatacgctgggcgggacatgttgcgagaatgccggacgactgtcctgcaaaacaggtgttcgctacgaatccggtaggaacaagacgagcgggggcgcaacgagcaaggtggttagaccaagtggagcgtgatctggcgaacgtggggtgcccgagaaattggagaacggttgctatgaaccgagtgaattttaggaattatgttcgtcaagttatgtcgggagacggaatactatgtaaataaaaaataaaaaataaaataatggcaGTTTGTTAAAGGATCAAATCACCTGTAACTTAAAATGTATTACTTTTTTAAGAACCACGAAAGTGCTTCTAGTCCTTCTATAAGTTCATGTatctttctaaattttgaagcatataaatttgaaattatacgCTGCAAAAGATTGCGAGTaacaaaattttcgaagaatgatatgatgaaaataagaaaaggggataaagtatccccattctcttCTATTtataaaatggatttctgtctctCTGTCTATCGTTTCCCTATGAACTCGGAAACTATTGAACCAGATTGCTTGAAAATAGGCAGGTGGGTGCTTCCGAGGTCGGGGAAGATTCCTATtacagtttgagacccctccctcttactGGAAGGGGGTAGGGTGTCTCCCAAGCAAAAGATAAATGTtagcataacttgagaaccattcAAGAAAGTGGTACCAAATTAagcatgagagggtatttgtttatgaatatttgataccctTCCCTTTTACCAGTGGGGAGATATTAAGGCGATAGGGGGTCTCTCTCAccatttttacataactcgagaattagtcAAGCAAATTGATCCAGATTTGGCATGCAAGAGACTCCTCCTGACTTGCATGGGGTGCATAGGAAGAGGGAATGGAGGtgatacttttttttgcaattttatatCTGATTAAGCGAGAGGAAACAAATTTGTAATACGAGGGAATTTGTGTGAAAGAAAAGTTCCCAAGATAGTTTGAAGCCCTTCTCAGCTTCctttggaaaaacaaaaaagggaaGGGGGCTTTCATACATTTCTCCGGTTGGCTACCAAAACACGAACTTAATAAGTGTGGTAGGATACGACCGAACGACCAATCAAAAGCCACTAGAATGCCGCAGCATAATATCATCACGCTAGGGGTACCTGCTGGTATAATTACCACCACCCATGTGAAACCTGATTCATTCAGTTGTCGCACTTGCTTGAATAAACATATCTCTTAGTTTAGTCTCTTAGTCTTTTTATTCTTCTGGGAACACGACAAATTGGCGACGAGAACCTCGAAGATCCCGATCAGAAGATGACCGAAATGGATATCAAAAACGCTACCCTCCGGCTCAACGATATCCTGgccaaccagcagcagcagattgCAGTTCTCCTGCAGTTCCCCAGGCTGGGAGCGAGAAAATCATCGAGTCGCTGGCGACGGAAATTCAAGAATTCCGGTTCGACCCAGAcggcggtttttttttcgactcctGGTTCGCTCGATACGAAGACGTCTTCAGGCAAGATGGGCAACATTCGGACGACGCTGCCAAGGTCAGGCTGCTCTTCCGGAAAGTCGATACGCAGTTCCACGAACGGTATCTGAACAGCATTTTGCCGAGTCACCCCCGGGACTTTGACCTTGAAACAACGGTGACAAAGTTCAAGCATCCCTTCGGTCGGCAAAAATCGCTGTGCTACGCGAGGTACCAGTGCTTGCAGTACAAGAAGGACGACGCAGATGAATTTACCGCATACGCAGCTTCCATCAACAAAAACTGCGAGCCGTTTCAACTCAACCGGCTTACTAGTGACCAGTTCAAAGCTCTGCGTTTTGTATGTGGTTTACAATCGCCACGGGATGCTGACATACGAACTCGGCTCATTAGTAAGCTCAAAGCTGAAGAAAGCGCCCCACCTGCCGAAGGTTACCAACTTACCCTGGACAAGCTGGTGGACGAGTGCCACAAGCTCATCAACCTGAAACAGGACCCACAAATGGTTTAGAAGAAGGACCCCTCAATCAACGCTGTGTCCCTCCATCCCAAACCTCCCGGAAAGAAGACGAAAAAGGTTCCAGAGGCGGACTGCTGGCTCTGCGGGGATTCCCATTACGTCCGTGAGTGCTCGTTCCAGAATTCCACCTGCGGAAAATGCAAACGCAGGGTCACAAAAAAGGGTACCGTTCTTCAGCCGAATCCAAGAGGAAACCAACCGACAAGCATTACCCGAGAAATCGAAAGATGAAGAGCATCAGTTTAGTGAAACATGTTGACATCTCCAAAAAGCGCAAATTTGCTGAGGTAAATTTGAACGGTGTCAATGTGAAGCTCCAACTCGACTATGCGGCCGACATCACCATAATTTCTACGGAAACCTGGGCTTGCATCGGAAAACCAACAATCAACCCTACGGACATCGTTGCTGTCAGCGCTTCCGGTGACAAGCTCGACTTGAAAGGAGAGTTTATCACCGAACTAACCACCCGGAATGTCTCCAAACAAGGGTGCATCTACGTGGCCAACCACTCCGATCTCGACGTGCTGGGTATTGACCTCATCGAGTTGTTCAACCTTTGGTCGGTCCCCTTCGACGGCACAACGACTGAAAGTTAAGTTTCCCGAAGTGTTCCAGAGTTCCCTTGGGCTGTGTACCAAAGCACAGGTTACACTCTACCTTAAATCGGATTTCCGACCAGTATACTGCCCCAAGCGCCCGGTAGCCTATGCCGCTCTCCCGAAGGTGGATGCTGAACTCCAAATGTTTCAAGAATGTGGCATAATTTCTCCAGTGCAGTTCTCCAATTGGGCTGCCCCCATCGTCGTGGTCCGACCGGCATCCTCTGCCTGGGGCACGCATTTTCCCTCAAATCGATCTGTCGGCGGACGCATACCTCCAGGTCGAAGTGGAGGAAGAATCACGCAAGCTGTTGACCGTTAACACCCATCGGGGCCTGTTCCAGTACAACCGTCTTGCTCCAGGTATAAAATCGGCACCTGGAGCTTTTCAACGCATAATCGACTGCATGGTAGCTGGCATCCCAGGCGTAAAAACGTATCTCGACGACATTCTGGTATCCAGACGAACTCAAGAGGAACACGATCGCAATCTGAACGCGACCCTTGGAAGGATTCGTGATTACGGGTTTCATCTACGCATcgaaaaatgctgtttttctcTTCCTCAGATAAAATTTCTTGGTCACATCATCGAAAAGGAAGGTCTCCGCCCAGATCCAGCCAAAACTCGTGCGATCTCTGTGATGCCGGACCCCAGGGATGTGTCACAGCTTCGATCCTATCTTGGCGCTATAAACTATTATGGTTTGTAGGCCAAATTAAGGAACTCCGTGCGCCGCTCGACCGGTTACTGAAGAAGGACGCCCGTTGGGAATGGACTCCAGAATGCCAAAGCTCGTTCGACCGCTTTAAATCCATTCTGCAGTCTGACCTCCTTTTGACACACTTCGACCCTCGGAAGGAAATCATCGTGGCTGGTGATGCATCCAAACACGGCTTAGGTGCCGTTATAATGCATCGATTCCCCAACGGCTCCATCAAACCCATCGCTTACGCTTCAAGATCGTTGACACAAGCCCCTGCTGAAGGTTTTCGGCAGCAAGAAAGGGATTCCGGTGTACACAGCAAATCGACTCCAATGCTGGGCGTTGACTTTGTTGCTTCACAACTCCGACATCCAGTTCGTACCAACCGCAAGCTTTGGACATGCCGATCTTCTCTCTCGTCTGATGGATTTCCACAAGAAATCGGACGAAGAATATGTCATCGCAGCAATACAGATGGAGACAGACGTGAGAACTATTTTCGAAGGGTCCATCTCCAACCTGCCGGTTACATCGGACATGATctccaaacaatcagcagaggaTCCATCACTTCAAGAAGTATTCAACTATATCCAGAACGGGTGGCCCGAATCTGCGAAAACAATCGCCGATCCAACAGTACGACAGTCCAGACGTGACAGCCTACAAGTTTTTCAAGACTGCATCATGTTTGGTGACCGTGTCGTCGTTCCAGCCTTGTTCCGAAAACGAATACTTCGtgcagcctgggataaaataccacaagaacacctg
It includes:
- the LOC129743217 gene encoding uncharacterized protein LOC129743217; this translates as MQTQGHKKGYRSSAESKRKPTDKHYPRNRKMKSISLVKHVDISKKRKFAEVNLNGVNVKLQLDYAADITIISTETWACIGKPTINPTDIVAVSASGDKLDLKGEFITELTTRNVSKQGCIYVANHSDLDVLVKFPEVFQSSLGLCTKAQVTLYLKSDFRPVYCPKRPVAYAALPKCSSPIGLPPSSWSDRHPLPGARIFPQIDLSADAYLQVEVEEESRKLLTVNTHRGLFQYNRLAPGIKSAPGAFQRIIDCMVAGIPGVKTYLDDILVSRRTQEEHDRNLNATLGRIHKISWSHHRKGRSPPRSSQNSCDLCDAGPQGCVTASILSWRYKLLWFVGQIKELRAPLDRLLKKDARWEWTPECQSSFDRFKSILQSDLLLTHFDPRKEIIVAGDASKHGLGAVIMHRFPNGSIKPIAYASRSLTQAPAEGFRQQERDSGVHSKSTPMLGVDFVASQLRHPVRTNRKLWTCRSSLSSDGFPQEIGRRICHRSNTDGDRRENYFRRVHLQPAGYIGHDLQTISRGSITSRSIQLYPERVARICENNRRSNSTTVQT